One genomic region from Caulobacter sp. NIBR2454 encodes:
- a CDS encoding cation transporter — protein MTSCSTTKSSTPTAGSSCCGQTVRFDGASKAYRRILAAVIAINLVGFVVVAVGSLVAQSTTLAANSLDFAADAATYGLSLWVIGKSVAARTNAAFIKSASLALLAASVVGIAVWRLVSGAEPEGFAISGAGLFGIAANLLAALLLLRYRDGDANVRSVWLCTRNDVIQCIAVAFTGLVVSLTGSRWPDLIFGVFLAVIFLRSAWQITLQAREERSAAGAAA, from the coding sequence ATGACAAGCTGTTCAACCACCAAATCCTCGACGCCGACCGCCGGATCGTCGTGCTGCGGCCAGACCGTTCGCTTCGATGGCGCCTCGAAGGCCTACCGGCGCATTCTTGCGGCGGTGATCGCCATCAACCTCGTGGGGTTCGTGGTGGTCGCGGTCGGAAGTCTGGTGGCGCAATCGACGACGCTTGCGGCCAACTCACTGGATTTCGCGGCCGATGCGGCGACTTATGGGCTTAGCTTGTGGGTGATCGGCAAAAGCGTCGCGGCGCGGACCAATGCGGCCTTTATTAAGAGCGCCAGCCTGGCGCTCTTGGCGGCCAGCGTCGTCGGCATCGCCGTTTGGCGACTGGTGTCGGGCGCGGAGCCTGAGGGCTTCGCGATTTCTGGCGCAGGACTGTTCGGCATCGCCGCCAATCTGCTCGCCGCGCTGCTCCTACTTCGATACCGCGACGGCGACGCCAATGTCCGCTCGGTTTGGCTCTGCACCCGCAACGATGTCATCCAATGCATCGCCGTGGCGTTCACTGGTCTTGTGGTCAGCTTGACGGGCTCGCGCTGGCCCGACCTGATTTTCGGCGTCTTCCTGGCCGTGATTTTCCTTCGCTCGGCTTGGCAGATCACCCTGCAGGCGCGCGAGGAGCGGAGCGCCGCTGGAGCCGCGGCATGA
- a CDS encoding DUF3703 domain-containing protein yields MTLKPKRLAAYRDEAALAKEALAKGDLDEAFRRLERAHILGQPSAGAHSWAHWTMLKVGLRRRDWREVRGQIIRLAAGGLLSWMGRLPVGNTGGADVPAEAPMPVPSDLVELCQ; encoded by the coding sequence ATGACGCTCAAGCCGAAACGGTTGGCCGCCTATCGCGACGAGGCCGCCTTGGCGAAGGAGGCGTTGGCCAAAGGCGATCTTGACGAGGCCTTTCGGCGCCTGGAGCGCGCACACATCCTGGGTCAACCTTCGGCCGGAGCTCATAGCTGGGCCCATTGGACGATGCTGAAAGTCGGCTTGCGCCGGCGTGACTGGCGCGAGGTGAGGGGGCAGATAATCCGCCTGGCGGCGGGTGGCTTACTGTCGTGGATGGGACGCTTGCCCGTCGGCAATACCGGGGGCGCTGATGTACCAGCTGAAGCGCCGATGCCAGTCCCGTCCGATCTGGTCGAACTTTGTCAGTAG
- a CDS encoding site-specific integrase has translation MHIKLPEALAGPYCSDPSGLPRYCATIWIDVLKGHLAPSTRDKYVSAAGALYQQAESMVPPIDLDAALMAPNFPEIEAVLSANLLTRQADHDLRRWKLSCSFVFSILKNIVGSDSQDLAQRLRFMRQRFSQLSVRPRIPSSRVRAIPAIALEDLYDIFHPYSVRNPFRIDALKWRNFVIFILLVQLGLRKGEVLSLSVDALRDQFDLRTGEVKRWINVSRSDEATDRRARRPRMKTVHAVRQLPVSLTLSAILDTYVGQYRGDVDHAFLFSSSEGQPLALSSVDHVIRTAHQHMSQDAQAALKYEGVDRLSAHAFRHTAAVIRLQHFMETGMEQDEALHRLRPFFGWSRSSEMPFLYARAYFEPRHSRIWEEAFETSLAFLRAGVR, from the coding sequence ATGCATATCAAGCTTCCCGAGGCCTTAGCCGGGCCTTACTGCTCCGATCCAAGCGGACTGCCTCGCTACTGCGCCACGATATGGATTGATGTCCTTAAGGGGCATTTGGCTCCCTCCACACGAGACAAGTACGTCAGCGCTGCTGGGGCTCTCTATCAACAAGCCGAGAGCATGGTGCCTCCAATAGATCTCGACGCGGCGCTCATGGCTCCAAATTTTCCTGAAATTGAAGCCGTTCTTTCAGCTAATTTGCTCACGCGCCAAGCCGACCATGATCTACGGCGTTGGAAATTGTCCTGTAGTTTTGTCTTTTCGATCCTGAAAAATATAGTCGGATCCGACAGTCAAGACCTGGCGCAGCGCTTGCGCTTCATGCGTCAACGATTTTCGCAACTCAGCGTACGTCCACGTATTCCGTCAAGTCGAGTTCGGGCTATTCCAGCCATCGCCCTAGAAGATCTCTACGACATCTTTCACCCATATAGTGTTCGAAATCCTTTCAGGATCGATGCGCTCAAGTGGAGGAATTTCGTTATTTTCATTCTTCTAGTTCAACTCGGTCTACGTAAAGGAGAAGTTCTCAGTCTGTCGGTGGATGCACTAAGAGACCAATTTGATCTCCGCACCGGTGAGGTAAAAAGATGGATCAATGTAAGTCGCTCGGATGAAGCAACCGATCGGCGAGCGCGTCGTCCTAGGATGAAAACCGTCCACGCGGTGCGTCAGTTGCCTGTATCTCTCACATTGTCGGCGATCCTGGATACCTATGTCGGGCAGTATCGCGGCGACGTTGATCATGCCTTCCTGTTCTCGTCTTCAGAGGGCCAACCATTAGCGCTGAGTTCGGTTGATCATGTCATTCGGACGGCGCACCAGCACATGTCTCAGGATGCCCAGGCTGCGCTCAAATATGAAGGTGTAGACCGTCTTTCCGCACATGCATTCCGGCACACGGCGGCCGTGATCCGTCTCCAGCATTTCATGGAGACCGGCATGGAGCAGGACGAAGCACTGCATCGCTTGAGGCCGTTCTTCGGTTGGAGTCGGTCGTCTGAAATGCCTTTCCTTTACGCTCGAGCTTATTTCGAGCCGCGCCACAGCCGAATTTGGGAAGAGGCTTTTGAGACAAGCTTGGCCTTCCTTCGGGCAGGTGTTCGATAA
- a CDS encoding site-specific integrase: MIEQLELFDAQSPLPALPPLARLVRYYDDYDRQQRRLENLDSDVWRIHVNGGSSSWDYARFPEPARSVLKRVFSETLIAHSSTSAIGFWSALAAADSGLLSESVNNALRESPVQFRFWWTAHARGRFSRSQAVAFRHVLHWFCRWEIGEWHQPDRDLVRALPGHAYEKYMSVGDRSSIVPQQAKSKIVSYLDEASAAAKAGKCSPEMARDAAVLAIAYQHGLRPRQIAMLEASDVRIIDAQTVHIRPTLIKQLGENIGRSINRKIQPEWTALFVRWASHRAETVKFFEIRPIAVGQIIKSMTAEISGTPYTARELRHTGAQRLADNGASRESVSEYLGHTDTTSANIYFESSPAQNMLVNAALGESPTYLSVAAAARGQLITAADLAGRPADQQIAGMPHGVPIAGIGACAAGQSLCSRNPVLACYTCHKFLPVSEGAVHRQVLSDLKDVVRGFDQPARLDRVSPAMMQLRSTLEAINAVLGDIGETHQ, translated from the coding sequence ATGATCGAGCAACTGGAACTCTTTGATGCGCAATCCCCCCTACCCGCGTTACCGCCTCTGGCCCGTCTCGTACGCTACTATGACGACTATGATCGGCAGCAGCGGCGCTTGGAGAATCTGGACAGCGATGTTTGGCGTATCCACGTCAATGGAGGGAGCTCGAGTTGGGACTATGCGCGCTTTCCAGAACCAGCACGCAGTGTTCTGAAGCGCGTATTCTCAGAGACATTAATCGCCCACTCGTCGACCTCTGCCATTGGTTTCTGGAGTGCATTGGCCGCCGCTGACAGTGGCCTCCTCAGCGAGAGCGTGAATAACGCGTTGCGTGAATCACCAGTGCAGTTTCGATTCTGGTGGACCGCCCATGCACGAGGTCGCTTCAGTCGCAGCCAAGCTGTTGCATTCCGCCACGTGCTTCACTGGTTCTGCCGTTGGGAAATTGGGGAGTGGCACCAACCGGATCGAGATCTCGTCCGCGCCCTCCCCGGCCATGCATATGAAAAGTACATGTCGGTTGGCGATCGCTCGTCAATCGTGCCTCAGCAGGCCAAGTCGAAGATAGTTTCCTACCTCGACGAAGCGAGTGCTGCTGCGAAAGCTGGGAAATGTTCCCCCGAAATGGCTCGTGATGCCGCAGTCTTGGCGATCGCGTATCAGCATGGCCTTCGCCCGCGTCAGATCGCCATGCTGGAGGCGAGCGACGTACGGATCATCGACGCCCAGACCGTCCATATCCGACCCACGTTGATTAAGCAGCTCGGTGAGAACATTGGCCGGTCAATCAACCGCAAGATTCAACCTGAGTGGACAGCGCTATTCGTTCGCTGGGCGTCGCATCGAGCTGAAACCGTCAAATTCTTCGAGATTAGGCCAATCGCGGTTGGGCAGATTATCAAATCTATGACGGCGGAAATCTCCGGCACGCCCTACACCGCACGGGAACTTCGACACACTGGCGCCCAGCGGCTGGCTGACAATGGAGCATCTAGAGAGTCGGTCTCAGAATACCTCGGTCATACTGATACGACCTCCGCCAACATCTATTTCGAAAGCTCGCCCGCCCAAAACATGCTTGTAAATGCCGCCCTGGGAGAGTCGCCAACGTATCTGTCAGTTGCGGCCGCAGCGCGAGGCCAATTGATCACTGCTGCAGATCTCGCAGGCCGTCCAGCGGATCAACAGATTGCGGGGATGCCGCACGGCGTACCTATTGCCGGGATCGGGGCGTGCGCTGCAGGCCAATCGCTTTGCTCACGTAATCCGGTTCTCGCCTGCTACACGTGCCACAAGTTTCTCCCCGTTTCGGAGGGCGCGGTCCACCGACAGGTCTTGTCCGACTTGAAGGATGTCGTCCGCGGATTCGATCAGCCGGCCCGACTGGATCGCGTATCTCCAGCGATGATGCAGCTTAGATCGACTTTGGAAGCCATAAATGCCGTTCTGGGCGACATCGGTGAGACGCATCAATGA